The Treponema primitia ZAS-1 genome contains the following window.
GTGGAAAACCATATCAGCCATATTTACTTTAAAACGGGGCTTACGAAACGGGAAAAATTAGGGAATCTATAGATTCCGGAGTGCAGTTATAGTGTGATTTTACAACTCGGGAGTTTACTCCCGGGTTTATTACAAATCGGGAGTAAACTCCCGCAAACGACAATATTTGTGTATTATTTCTTAAATTTTATAAATAAATTTCAAAGACATTTTAAACCATTCAGAATATAGTATATGACATGACAATTGTTTTTATCCTGCTGTTTTTACTGTTCCCCGAGTTTGTCCATGCCCAGACCGCTTCTATTATGGAT
Protein-coding sequences here:
- a CDS encoding LuxR C-terminal-related transcriptional regulator yields the protein MVKQHYDNQQIAKALSLRLHTVENHISHIYFKTGLTKREKLGNL